The Streptomyces kanamyceticus genome window below encodes:
- a CDS encoding DUF4429 domain-containing protein codes for MAEIIQRDGTWTFDGEALRLVPGHDKSVSLLRKTLGELTVPLGALAGIAFEQGKKSGRLRLRLRDGSDPLLHATGGKLTDSADPYQLVVEPDRYGVAEYLVDEVRNALLIEQVPTTACPAYLLAGPAVPLSVSAGDGTASFDGERVRLEWNWKTEDAKSASGTRSIALDDIAAVDWQPSGGLENGHLRFTVKNAPTKAPPKYDPNAVELWGFKKDPLMALVAAAVQARLPHPSGAAPLAVEQAPATPAPAAAQAPVEDHDALLRRLRELGELHQAGILTDEEFSTAKQAVLKRM; via the coding sequence ATGGCGGAAATCATCCAGCGGGACGGGACCTGGACCTTCGACGGCGAGGCGTTGCGCCTCGTGCCGGGACACGACAAGAGCGTGTCCCTGCTGCGCAAGACGCTGGGAGAACTGACGGTCCCACTGGGGGCGTTGGCGGGCATCGCCTTCGAACAGGGCAAGAAGTCGGGCCGGTTGAGGCTACGACTGCGCGACGGCTCCGACCCGCTGCTCCATGCCACGGGCGGCAAGCTCACGGACTCCGCGGACCCGTATCAGCTGGTCGTGGAGCCGGACCGGTACGGCGTCGCGGAGTATCTGGTCGACGAGGTGCGCAACGCCCTCCTGATCGAACAGGTCCCCACGACCGCCTGCCCGGCCTACCTTCTCGCGGGCCCCGCCGTACCCCTGTCGGTCTCGGCGGGAGACGGCACGGCGAGCTTCGACGGGGAGCGCGTGCGCCTGGAGTGGAACTGGAAGACGGAGGACGCCAAGTCCGCATCGGGCACCCGTTCGATCGCGCTCGACGACATCGCCGCGGTGGACTGGCAGCCCTCGGGCGGCCTGGAGAACGGCCACCTCCGCTTCACCGTCAAGAACGCGCCGACCAAGGCCCCGCCGAAGTACGACCCGAACGCGGTCGAGCTGTGGGGCTTCAAGAAGGACCCGCTGATGGCGCTGGTCGCCGCGGCGGTGCAGGCCCGCCTGCCGCACCCGTCCGGCGCCGCTCCCCTCGCGGTGGAGCAGGCACCGGCCACCCCGGCGCCCGCTGCCGCACAGGCGCCGGTCGAGGACCACGACGCGCTCCTGCGGCGGCTGCGGGAGCTCGGTGAGCTGCACCAGGCCGGGATCCTCACGGACGAGGAGTTCAGCACGGCGAAGCAGGCGGTTCTGAAGCGAATGTGA
- a CDS encoding beta-N-acetylhexosaminidase, translated as MRSHGKTTRTTRILGSLLLVAAAGISSFAAAPAGKAERPAVTPLGQIVPAPLKAVPGGPGFEITAKTRIRVDSGNPAERRAGEYLAGVLRPATGYKLPVTDSGGSDGIRLRISADPANKALGAEGYRVISTRGSLTITSWSDAGLFHGIQTVRQQLPAALEKKTKQRGPWRIAGGTIEDSPRYAYRGTMLDVSRHFFTVDQVKRYIDQAALYKMNKLHLHLSDDQGWRIAIDSWPRLATYGGSTQVGGGKGGYYTKAQYKEIVAYAASRHLEVIPEIDMPGHTNAALASYAELNCNGVAPPLYTGTEVGFSSLCVKKDVTYDFVDDVIRELAALTPGEYIHIGGDEAHSTSHEDFVAFMEKVQPVVAKYGKKVMGWHQLAGAKPVKGAVAQYWGYDKTGAAEREEVVNAAKNGTKLVLSPADRAYIDHKYTKDTPLGLSWAGYVEVERSYDWDPGTYLQGAPADSVMGVEAPLWTETLSTSAHLDYMAFPRLPGIAELGWSPAATHDWDAYKVRLAAQAPRWDALGIGYYKSPQVPWPGK; from the coding sequence GTGAGATCGCACGGAAAGACGACCCGCACGACCCGCATACTCGGCTCGCTGCTGCTCGTGGCGGCCGCCGGAATCTCCTCGTTCGCCGCGGCGCCCGCCGGGAAGGCCGAGCGCCCCGCGGTCACCCCACTCGGCCAGATCGTGCCCGCGCCCCTGAAGGCCGTGCCGGGCGGGCCCGGCTTCGAGATCACCGCCAAGACCCGGATCCGCGTCGACAGCGGCAATCCGGCGGAGCGCCGGGCCGGTGAGTACCTCGCGGGCGTGCTGCGTCCCGCCACCGGCTACAAGCTGCCCGTCACCGACAGCGGCGGCAGTGACGGCATCCGCCTGCGCATCAGCGCCGATCCCGCGAACAAGGCCCTCGGCGCCGAGGGCTACCGGGTCATCTCCACGCGCGGCTCGCTCACCATCACCTCCTGGTCGGACGCCGGGCTCTTCCACGGCATCCAGACGGTGCGCCAGCAGCTGCCCGCGGCCCTGGAGAAGAAGACCAAGCAGCGCGGCCCGTGGCGGATCGCGGGCGGCACCATCGAGGACAGCCCGCGCTACGCCTATCGCGGCACCATGCTCGACGTCTCGCGGCACTTCTTCACCGTCGACCAGGTCAAGCGCTACATCGACCAGGCGGCGCTCTACAAGATGAACAAGCTGCACCTGCACCTCAGCGACGACCAGGGCTGGCGCATCGCCATCGACTCCTGGCCGCGCCTGGCGACGTACGGCGGATCCACGCAGGTCGGCGGCGGCAAGGGCGGCTACTACACGAAGGCGCAGTACAAGGAGATCGTCGCGTACGCCGCCTCGCGCCATCTGGAGGTCATCCCGGAGATCGACATGCCGGGGCACACCAACGCGGCCCTCGCCTCGTACGCCGAGCTGAACTGCAACGGCGTCGCGCCGCCGCTCTACACCGGCACCGAGGTCGGCTTCAGCTCGCTGTGCGTGAAGAAGGACGTCACGTACGACTTCGTGGACGACGTCATCCGCGAGCTGGCCGCCCTGACGCCCGGCGAGTACATCCACATCGGCGGCGACGAGGCGCACTCCACCAGCCACGAGGACTTCGTGGCGTTCATGGAGAAGGTGCAGCCGGTGGTCGCCAAGTACGGCAAGAAGGTCATGGGCTGGCACCAGCTGGCCGGTGCCAAGCCCGTCAAGGGGGCCGTCGCGCAGTACTGGGGCTACGACAAGACCGGCGCCGCCGAGCGCGAGGAGGTCGTGAACGCCGCGAAGAACGGCACCAAGCTGGTCCTCTCGCCGGCCGACCGTGCCTACATCGACCACAAGTACACCAAGGACACCCCGCTCGGCCTGTCCTGGGCGGGCTACGTCGAGGTCGAACGGTCCTACGACTGGGACCCGGGGACCTACCTCCAGGGCGCGCCCGCCGACTCGGTGATGGGCGTCGAGGCGCCGCTGTGGACGGAGACCCTGTCGACCTCCGCGCACCTCGACTACATGGCGTTCCCGCGGCTTCCCGGGATCGCCGAGCTCGGCTGGTCGCCCGCGGCCACGCACGACTGGGACGCGTACAAGGTGCGGCTCGCCGCGCAGGCGCCGCGCTGGGACGCACTCGGCATCGGCTACTACAAGTCGCCGCAGGTGCCGTGGCCCGGCAAGTGA